GGCGGTGCCGTCGGCGCTGCGTGTCGAGCGACGCATGCAGGCGACGCGGATGGACATGTCTGTCGACGTGTTTGCGGCGCTGCCGGCCGCATCGCCCGCAGGCGGTACGGCGCCGCTTCAGGCTGCTGCGCTCGCCGCCGATCCGTTCGGCGGTGGAGCCGATGGAATGGCGGCCCGCCTCGCCGGCACGATTCGCGACGCGCGTGCCGGTCTCGCGTTGTTCGATGACGGCGATGGCGCGTTCACGGCCGTGGCGCCCGGCGAAGCGCTCGGGCCGGCCCGCGTGATGCGCGTCGAGCCCGCGGCGGTGATGCTCGCGATGGCGGACGGGGCGCACCGGGTCGTCATGAACGACGGAGTGTGGCCATGACGAAGTACGGCCGTTGGATGCTCGCCGTCTGGGCCGGATTGACGGCGGCCAGTGCAGGCGCGTCGTTGCCGCCGCTGCCGGCAGTCTGGCCTGCCGCGTCGATGGAGGCGCCGGTGCCGAGTCTGCCGCTGCCGCACGGCAGGGTGGACGGTGTGGACATCGCGGTATCGGAGGAAGCCGGCCCGCCGCCGTTCGACCAGGCCGCTCGCGCGGCACTTCAGGCGGAACCCGCTGTACCGGCACCGCAGCTGGAGGGGCCGCCGATCCCGTTGGCGCCGCCGGCCCGGATGAGCGACGTCACTGCCCGGCAACCCGGCGATGCGGACGACGCGCGGCGGATCTCGCTGAATCTGCAGGACGCGGGGCTCGCGGCCGCGTTCGACGCGTTCGCGCGGTTCACGGGGCTCAATATCGTCGTCGGCGAGCAGGTGCGCGGCACGGTCACGTTACGTCTGAACAATGTCCGCTGGCGCGAGGCCTTCGACACGCTGCTCGACACGCACGGGCTCGCGATGTCCCGGCGCGGCAACGTGATCTGGGTCACGCCGGCGGCCGAACTGGCCGCCCGTGAGCGCGAGCGCTTCGAAATGCATGCGCGGGCCGCCGATCTGGAGCCGCTGGCGAGCCGCACGTTCGCGCTGCACTACCCACGCGCGCAGGACGTGCAACGGCTGCTGGCCGGCGCGACCGGCCAGCGCCTGCTGTCGAAACGCGGCGCTGCGGCGGCCGATCCGCGCACGAACCTGCTGTTCGTCACCGATCTCGCGCCGCGCATCGCGCAGATCGCGGGTCTGATCGACGCGATCGACCGGCCGTCACGGCAGGTCCGGATCGAGGCGCGCATCGTCGAGGGTGAGCAGGGCTTCTCGCGCAACCTCGGCGCACGCGTCGCGCTGCGGGCGCAGGGGCGGCCGTCGGCGGGCGAGAGTGCCACGTTCGCGGCCGACGCGCGCAACGCGCTCGACCTGGCCGCGCGGCCGCTCGGCGGCTTCGACGCGGCGACCGCCGGTTTTACGCTGTTCGCCGCGCCGCTGAGCCGCGTACTCGACGTCGAACTGAGTGCGCTCGAAGCGCAAGGGCGGGGTCAAATCGTTTCGCGGCCGCGCGTGGTGACGGCCGACCGCGTCAAGGCGATCGTCGAGCAGGGTTCCGAGCTGCCGTACCAGGCGAAGGTGGGCAACGGCATGAGCGGCGTGCAGTTCCGCCGCGCGACGCTCAAGCTCGAGGTCGAGCCGCAGATCACGCCCGACGGGCGCGTGGTGCTCGACCTGGACGTGACGAAGGACAGCGTCGGCGAGCCGACGGCGGCCGGCCCCGCCATCCATACGAAGCATGTACAGACGCGTGTCGAGGTCGAGAATGGCGGGACGGTCGCGATCGGTGGTATCTATGAACAACTGAACCGGAACGATGTGACGCGCGTGCCGCTCTTGGGCAAAATACCGTTTCTGGGCGCGCTTTTCCGGCACCGCGCGCAGCGCGACCAGCGCAACGAACTGGTCGTGTTCATCACGCCGACTGTCGTCGATGCGCGCTGCGATGCGCTCGGCGCGGGCGACGCGGATGCCGATAAAACGGGGCCGGAAGCCGCCGGCGCAGGCTCGACAAGGCAGCCGCTTTGCCAGTAAGCTGCGCCACACCACCAGCAAGATTGAAGCAGAGGAAGCCGTTGCAAGCGCGGGACCCACATGCAAACGTATTTTTCGTCGGCCTTATGGGAGCGGGTAAGACCACCGTGGGCCGTGCGGTCGCGCGTCGTCTCGACAGGACGTTCTTCGACTCCGACCACGAAATCGAGGCCCGCACGGGCGCGCGCATTCCGGTGATCTTCGAGATGGAAGGCGAGGCCGGGTTTCGCGATCGCGAAACGCAGGTGATCACCGATCTCACGCAGCGCGAGAACATCGTGCTCGCGACGGGCGGCGGCGCGGTGCTGCGCCCGGAAAATCGCGACTGCCTGAAAAGTAACGGCATCGTCATCTACCTGCGCGCCAATCCGCACGATCTGTGGCTGCGCACGCGCAAGGACAAGAACCGCCCGCTGCTGCAGACCGAAGACCCGAAGGGGCGTCTCGAAGCGCTGTACGAAGTGCGCGACCCGCTGTACCGCGAATGCGCGGATTTC
The DNA window shown above is from Burkholderia cepacia and carries:
- the pilQ gene encoding type IV pilus secretin PilQ, encoding MTKYGRWMLAVWAGLTAASAGASLPPLPAVWPAASMEAPVPSLPLPHGRVDGVDIAVSEEAGPPPFDQAARAALQAEPAVPAPQLEGPPIPLAPPARMSDVTARQPGDADDARRISLNLQDAGLAAAFDAFARFTGLNIVVGEQVRGTVTLRLNNVRWREAFDTLLDTHGLAMSRRGNVIWVTPAAELAARERERFEMHARAADLEPLASRTFALHYPRAQDVQRLLAGATGQRLLSKRGAAAADPRTNLLFVTDLAPRIAQIAGLIDAIDRPSRQVRIEARIVEGEQGFSRNLGARVALRAQGRPSAGESATFAADARNALDLAARPLGGFDAATAGFTLFAAPLSRVLDVELSALEAQGRGQIVSRPRVVTADRVKAIVEQGSELPYQAKVGNGMSGVQFRRATLKLEVEPQITPDGRVVLDLDVTKDSVGEPTAAGPAIHTKHVQTRVEVENGGTVAIGGIYEQLNRNDVTRVPLLGKIPFLGALFRHRAQRDQRNELVVFITPTVVDARCDALGAGDADADKTGPEAAGAGSTRQPLCQ
- a CDS encoding shikimate kinase, whose translation is MQARDPHANVFFVGLMGAGKTTVGRAVARRLDRTFFDSDHEIEARTGARIPVIFEMEGEAGFRDRETQVITDLTQRENIVLATGGGAVLRPENRDCLKSNGIVIYLRANPHDLWLRTRKDKNRPLLQTEDPKGRLEALYEVRDPLYRECADFVIETGRPSVNGLVNMVLMQLELAGVIAKPLQA